The following proteins are co-located in the Polystyrenella longa genome:
- a CDS encoding RNA polymerase sigma factor, giving the protein MNKPMASQATFKEDAELLRRAVEDRDSAALEALIERHSGLVMGIAQQMVSNRDDAGEVFQATFLKLVEHSDRIRDRQAVAAWLFQVAQNESRQLLRRRKREPVSSSPEILEQSVMAPTPSDSPAELQFLLEEIEQLPEKYQPSIILCCLEGQSREDAAARLGLTSMTVKGRLERGRKLLKQRLLKRGVGLAALLSVWQANQATAATMVSTALLQQTVQSCTSSVLLTTTGSTAVTTSTFSKGAILMSISGKGKLLFAVSMGLLFIGGGAVFVMNSGSSESTPAAIAVKQAEAQKQLESIGPVGLTSELMKLVELVKEQENRYRNMEVKLHSNAEFHLPLSNPQPGFDVSPDHPTGEWDDSMAGDGNSLRPMPKYVTLEVQGVAQQEKFNIRHKHTSTFSVLGMSDSEEVVSQEYMTHVRETQFLYDGRTLNLRDSVRPPKQVATTEIEQGYLLPHSVLLLQRHIARPLSAVLAGEKPNEHQKLISQRDWYTTCEILGEETVKGEPVIKVRCLSSLPDSYGEQDWYDYFYLAVNRNYIPIRSESTMVSDPQILQSYEITSWQELEPGQWYPQISTASISSPGPSGMDESKVMTMETKYEVISTETEYPDEFFQYNEEEKTQ; this is encoded by the coding sequence ATGAATAAGCCGATGGCTTCTCAGGCTACTTTTAAAGAGGATGCCGAACTCCTGCGCCGAGCAGTTGAGGATCGGGATTCCGCCGCTCTGGAAGCCTTGATTGAACGGCATTCCGGGCTGGTGATGGGAATCGCCCAGCAGATGGTGTCGAATCGCGATGACGCTGGAGAGGTCTTCCAGGCAACGTTTCTTAAGCTTGTGGAACATTCCGACCGTATTCGGGACCGGCAGGCAGTCGCCGCGTGGTTGTTTCAGGTCGCTCAGAATGAATCGCGTCAATTACTTCGACGTCGCAAACGTGAGCCTGTTTCATCAAGCCCTGAAATTCTGGAGCAAAGCGTGATGGCCCCCACACCTTCCGACAGCCCGGCGGAGCTACAGTTCCTGCTTGAGGAAATCGAGCAGCTGCCCGAGAAATACCAGCCTTCGATTATTCTCTGTTGTCTGGAAGGTCAATCGCGTGAAGATGCGGCGGCTCGACTGGGGCTGACGAGTATGACCGTCAAAGGACGATTGGAGCGGGGGCGGAAACTGCTCAAACAGCGATTGCTCAAGCGGGGCGTGGGTTTGGCGGCGTTGCTCTCAGTTTGGCAGGCAAATCAGGCGACAGCTGCGACGATGGTGTCGACGGCACTACTGCAACAGACCGTTCAGTCTTGCACGAGTTCTGTACTTCTAACAACGACGGGAAGTACCGCCGTTACCACGTCCACATTTTCCAAGGGAGCCATTCTGATGTCGATTTCAGGTAAAGGAAAGTTATTGTTCGCCGTGTCAATGGGACTGCTTTTCATCGGAGGAGGTGCGGTCTTCGTGATGAATTCCGGTTCGAGTGAATCAACACCAGCGGCCATCGCCGTTAAGCAGGCGGAAGCACAGAAACAGCTTGAGTCCATTGGCCCTGTGGGACTCACGTCCGAATTGATGAAGCTCGTTGAATTAGTGAAGGAGCAAGAAAATCGCTACCGAAACATGGAAGTAAAGTTGCATTCCAATGCGGAGTTTCACCTGCCGCTCTCGAATCCTCAGCCCGGATTTGACGTCAGTCCTGATCATCCAACGGGGGAATGGGACGATTCGATGGCTGGAGATGGAAATTCACTTCGTCCGATGCCGAAATATGTGACTTTGGAGGTTCAGGGTGTGGCCCAGCAGGAGAAGTTCAATATTCGTCATAAACATACGAGTACATTTTCCGTCTTGGGTATGTCAGATTCCGAAGAGGTCGTGTCTCAGGAATACATGACTCATGTCAGAGAAACTCAGTTCCTCTACGATGGGAGAACTCTGAATTTAAGAGATAGTGTACGACCGCCTAAACAGGTTGCTACGACCGAAATCGAACAAGGTTATCTGTTACCGCATTCGGTTCTGCTACTCCAGCGTCACATCGCGCGACCACTGTCGGCAGTACTGGCGGGGGAGAAGCCGAACGAACATCAGAAACTGATCTCGCAAAGGGATTGGTATACTACTTGTGAAATTCTGGGGGAAGAAACGGTGAAAGGGGAACCTGTAATAAAGGTGCGTTGTCTTAGCTCCCTTCCTGACTCGTATGGAGAGCAAGACTGGTACGACTACTTTTACCTTGCAGTTAATCGGAACTACATTCCAATCAGATCTGAGTCGACTATGGTGTCCGATCCCCAAATCCTACAAAGCTATGAGATAACGAGTTGGCAGGAACTAGAACCGGGGCAATGGTACCCCCAAATTTCTACGGCAAGTATCTCATCTCCAGGACCCTCGGGAATGGACGAATCCAAAGTCATGACAATGGAAACGAAGTACGAGGTGATTTCGACGGAAACAGAATACCCCGATGAGTTCTTTCAATATAACGAGGAAGAAAAAACTCAGTAG
- a CDS encoding GntR family transcriptional regulator has translation MQIQITTGSNVPIYKQIVEQVRQAVASGDLKEGDPLPSVRALANKLVINHNTVAKAYAHIVQEGIAVAQPGRGLFASAVRNIYSDSERQRRLQEAFDRFVSDVLSLGYTKDELSQFLHDKIADSVLIKE, from the coding sequence ATGCAAATTCAAATCACAACCGGAAGCAATGTGCCGATCTATAAACAGATCGTGGAGCAGGTGCGGCAGGCCGTGGCCAGTGGGGACCTCAAAGAAGGGGACCCGCTACCAAGTGTGCGGGCACTCGCGAATAAACTGGTGATCAATCACAACACGGTTGCCAAGGCATACGCGCACATCGTGCAGGAAGGGATTGCCGTTGCCCAACCGGGCAGGGGACTCTTCGCTTCCGCCGTACGCAATATCTACTCCGACAGCGAACGCCAGCGCCGCTTGCAGGAGGCGTTCGATCGCTTCGTCTCCGATGTCCTTTCGCTAGGCTACACGAAGGACGAACTCTCTCAGTTCCTGCACGATAAAATTGCCGATTCCGTGCTCATCAAGGAATAA
- a CDS encoding RNA polymerase sigma factor gives MNLHEERPIKSSCCDSELLGRVVSERDVSALESLIHRYSGLVMGIARQLLHRPEDAEEAFQSTFLKLTEKAPEIKDAQALAGWLLRVARNESYQLLRGQQRAPLHFESTVLEQTVIAPVENENQQDVQLLLDEVEQLPEQYQSAIILCYLEGKTHEEAARQLDLTSVTVKGRLERGRKLLKQRLLKRGVGLAVLLAAWEGQQATAAAVVSTALIQQTASACAGSMLVSTGVTASAVVAKGTITTTLVGGKKFLAGVVVILLAISGGSTYLLSGSAEKQIEVVAKPEKVEQAEGRISENGIPPAEGVSKEMQELIAKVREEEAKYNYIEFFQKAETEEYGPLVDPLSGSNLDPRQPTGYITNNQLNDENSVVFSKLWIGEMLVCRQRNKFRLNSPAKQIDSVIHTDENGEKTQKYMTRLTRTIQTYYDDNRYQRIYIDDYNLPSTDRVCSLPMHGVSDPHTKIPCFNLGLSGIRLSDILRGGTEYVEPWTQVKSSVIVVSKIVKKTEINGEPIIVVRSDYLGTMGDDDEIYRYLAVNKNYIPMRVFHWENRSDGSRELSDEWNVSEWQEIKPGIWFPIKIESKRKKIGGSEDSGLFKQTRFEYEVLSLNPNYPDEFFRYQEPAD, from the coding sequence ATGAACCTGCATGAAGAACGACCGATAAAGTCTTCTTGTTGTGACTCCGAATTACTCGGCCGAGTCGTGTCGGAACGCGATGTTTCCGCGTTAGAGTCGTTGATCCACCGTTATTCGGGGCTGGTGATGGGGATCGCCCGTCAATTACTTCATCGACCTGAGGATGCCGAGGAGGCATTTCAGTCGACCTTCCTCAAACTGACCGAGAAGGCGCCGGAAATCAAAGACGCTCAGGCCCTGGCTGGATGGTTGCTTCGCGTTGCCCGGAACGAATCATATCAGCTTTTACGTGGTCAGCAGCGCGCCCCTCTCCATTTTGAATCCACCGTTCTGGAGCAAACCGTGATCGCACCTGTCGAGAATGAGAACCAGCAGGACGTGCAACTGTTACTGGACGAAGTGGAACAACTACCGGAACAGTATCAGTCGGCGATTATTCTGTGTTATCTCGAAGGCAAGACACATGAAGAAGCGGCCCGCCAACTCGATCTGACGAGTGTGACAGTCAAAGGAAGGTTGGAGCGGGGACGGAAATTGCTCAAACAGCGATTGCTTAAACGGGGTGTAGGGTTAGCGGTATTACTGGCAGCCTGGGAAGGGCAGCAGGCGACGGCGGCAGCTGTTGTTTCGACGGCGCTGATTCAACAAACGGCTTCGGCATGTGCGGGTTCGATGCTGGTGTCGACGGGAGTCACAGCCAGTGCTGTGGTTGCAAAAGGGACTATTACGACGACGTTAGTCGGGGGAAAGAAGTTTCTAGCCGGAGTCGTGGTGATACTTTTAGCGATAAGTGGCGGCTCCACCTATCTGTTGAGCGGTAGTGCGGAGAAGCAAATCGAAGTGGTTGCGAAACCTGAGAAAGTTGAACAGGCTGAAGGGAGAATATCAGAGAATGGCATTCCTCCCGCAGAAGGTGTATCGAAAGAGATGCAGGAATTGATCGCAAAGGTGCGAGAAGAGGAAGCCAAGTATAATTATATCGAATTTTTTCAGAAGGCCGAGACGGAGGAGTATGGGCCTTTGGTTGATCCGTTGTCAGGTTCTAATCTCGATCCGCGTCAACCCACTGGATATATAACTAACAATCAACTAAACGACGAAAATTCAGTAGTGTTTTCAAAATTGTGGATAGGAGAGATGCTTGTTTGTCGACAGAGAAACAAATTCAGATTGAACTCGCCCGCCAAGCAGATTGACTCAGTCATACATACGGACGAAAACGGGGAAAAGACACAGAAGTATATGACTCGGCTTACAAGAACGATCCAGACATATTATGACGACAATCGTTATCAGCGAATCTACATTGATGATTACAATTTGCCGTCGACTGACAGGGTCTGCTCATTGCCAATGCATGGTGTCAGTGATCCTCATACGAAAATACCTTGCTTCAACCTCGGTTTGTCAGGCATCCGTTTGTCCGATATCTTGAGGGGCGGAACAGAATATGTGGAACCATGGACACAAGTAAAGTCGAGCGTGATTGTAGTCAGTAAAATAGTGAAAAAAACAGAAATTAATGGCGAGCCAATAATCGTCGTTCGCAGCGATTATCTGGGAACCATGGGAGACGATGATGAGATTTACCGATATCTGGCTGTGAATAAGAATTATATTCCGATGCGTGTTTTCCACTGGGAGAATCGTTCGGATGGATCACGTGAACTTTCCGACGAGTGGAATGTTTCAGAATGGCAGGAGATAAAGCCTGGGATTTGGTTTCCAATTAAGATCGAATCGAAACGGAAGAAAATAGGAGGCAGTGAAGATTCCGGATTGTTTAAACAGACTCGCTTCGAATACGAAGTTCTCTCTCTCAATCCTAATTATCCGGATGAGTTCTTCCGATACCAGGAACCTGCTGACTGA
- a CDS encoding serine/threonine-protein kinase, with protein sequence MSSSDENNRFFAMAIQLSLLSKEQSDSLEAETRELGQNPFELLSEKGLLSAVQLDILQTMLAPEKIVPGYKILDVVGLGGMGVIYRARQLMLNREVALKTILRSQVGAPHVARRFQQEAQAVARLQHPHIVTAYDFGERDGRFYFAMELVDGVNADQYLKQQGPLEESIALAITLQAVSGLAQAHEQNIIHRDIKPANLLLTNPPKGYPLPDNVPLVKIADFGLAFLTEQGEDRTRLTSLNSAIGSPNYLAPEQLESDGADCRVDIYALGATLYHFLAGEAPFKANSLNQILSLKLSGKLMSLSELNAKVSSETVSLVEHMMASDPEKRISDYGELWKQVSQLLDRTATGGMTGNTVLSHNNITTKMTSTSKDNDFDKTVLVSDTTISGEVSATGRGKPLTWVKLGLLAALLILIGGGGYAWMQASRVPPRPQLESGPGVNLFTGVNLSGWKLLEGQVSPGEGEEGERYLVVDDESAAQIDLCQRLISLLVDSEDCPENYVTELQIELVDSDSVTIGFASSTDGAEWGIRLTPTQAELVKSDNGSIPNGKEQALFSMAIDTQGLNSVKLMRDREYWFLFLNGSQIAWVPLDETIQDGTSILKLSSAGGAAYFSDLKVFSMRERRNENAIIE encoded by the coding sequence ATGTCTTCTTCTGACGAGAACAATCGGTTTTTCGCCATGGCCATCCAGCTCTCTCTCTTATCAAAAGAGCAGTCGGATTCATTGGAGGCTGAAACCAGGGAGCTGGGACAAAACCCTTTCGAGCTGTTATCGGAAAAGGGATTACTCTCGGCGGTGCAACTCGACATTCTGCAGACGATGCTCGCGCCGGAAAAAATTGTTCCCGGGTACAAAATTCTCGACGTTGTTGGGCTTGGTGGTATGGGTGTGATTTATCGCGCCAGGCAATTAATGCTCAATCGGGAAGTCGCTCTTAAGACGATTTTACGCTCACAGGTGGGGGCTCCACATGTGGCTCGTCGGTTTCAGCAGGAAGCGCAAGCCGTAGCGAGACTTCAACATCCTCATATTGTGACGGCCTATGATTTTGGGGAACGGGATGGCCGATTTTATTTTGCCATGGAACTGGTAGACGGAGTCAACGCCGATCAGTATCTGAAGCAGCAGGGGCCGTTGGAAGAGTCGATCGCATTGGCCATCACCTTGCAGGCAGTTTCCGGACTGGCTCAGGCGCATGAGCAAAATATCATTCACCGCGATATCAAACCGGCGAATTTGCTGCTTACTAATCCACCCAAAGGTTATCCGCTGCCGGATAACGTTCCGCTCGTCAAGATCGCCGATTTTGGCCTCGCGTTTTTAACGGAACAGGGAGAAGACCGCACGCGACTGACCTCTTTGAATTCTGCGATAGGCAGTCCGAACTACCTCGCCCCAGAACAGTTAGAGAGTGATGGGGCGGATTGTCGTGTGGATATCTATGCACTGGGCGCGACGTTGTACCATTTTCTGGCAGGGGAAGCACCTTTCAAAGCGAATTCACTGAACCAGATATTGTCTCTGAAATTGTCTGGTAAATTAATGTCGCTGTCGGAACTGAATGCGAAGGTCTCCTCGGAAACGGTTTCGTTGGTTGAACATATGATGGCTTCGGATCCTGAAAAACGTATTTCGGATTACGGAGAGTTGTGGAAGCAGGTATCCCAGTTGCTTGATAGAACAGCAACTGGCGGAATGACCGGGAATACCGTTCTTTCTCACAACAACATAACTACGAAAATGACGTCTACGTCAAAAGACAATGACTTCGATAAAACGGTGTTAGTATCGGACACCACGATTTCAGGCGAGGTTTCAGCTACAGGTCGCGGAAAGCCACTCACTTGGGTTAAGTTGGGGCTGCTGGCTGCTCTCTTGATTCTAATAGGCGGAGGGGGTTATGCCTGGATGCAGGCATCGCGAGTTCCTCCCCGCCCGCAGCTGGAATCGGGGCCAGGAGTGAACCTGTTTACTGGTGTCAATCTGTCGGGTTGGAAGCTCTTGGAAGGGCAGGTCAGTCCTGGCGAAGGTGAAGAGGGAGAACGTTATCTGGTGGTGGATGATGAGAGCGCGGCTCAAATAGATCTCTGCCAGAGATTAATCTCACTGCTTGTTGATTCAGAGGACTGTCCTGAGAACTATGTCACGGAGCTTCAAATCGAGCTGGTTGATTCGGATTCCGTTACAATCGGTTTCGCATCGTCGACTGACGGAGCGGAATGGGGAATTCGTTTGACGCCGACGCAAGCGGAATTAGTAAAAAGTGATAATGGCTCCATTCCGAACGGAAAGGAACAGGCTCTCTTTTCTATGGCAATAGACACGCAGGGGCTGAATTCCGTGAAACTGATGCGTGATCGGGAGTATTGGTTTCTGTTTCTCAACGGATCTCAGATTGCCTGGGTGCCGTTAGACGAAACGATTCAGGACGGTACAAGCATATTGAAGCTGTCGTCGGCGGGAGGGGCTGCCTATTTCAGCGACTTGAAGGTGTTTTCAATGCGAGAGAGACGAAATGAGAACGCAATTATCGAATGA
- a CDS encoding ABC transporter ATP-binding protein, with protein sequence MTEYVLQTDRLTRYFGSKCAVNELSLSVPRGGVFALLGRNGAGKTTAIRMLMGFLQPTRGTATILGTDCSNLTPAIRGRIAYVAEGHFLYKWMTIAQLEQFQKNAALRWNQKLFRAVLDHFALDEKMKAGALSRGQRAGVCLALALAPEPELIILDDPTIGLDPVARRALVEAMLMVTQNRDRTILFSSHQLDDVERVADWIAIMLEGDLRVCCTPDEFRDRLSRWVLKFDDGGPPSLEEIPELVHEMRFPNELHLTLANASPETISKLQTLATRSCEQLPLNLENGVIDYLSDKSRGGSLLHTMGGLV encoded by the coding sequence ATGACTGAATATGTCCTGCAGACAGATCGATTGACTCGCTATTTCGGTTCGAAGTGCGCTGTCAATGAACTGTCTTTAAGTGTCCCGCGGGGAGGTGTCTTTGCCCTCCTGGGAAGGAATGGGGCCGGGAAGACCACTGCCATTCGGATGTTGATGGGGTTCCTGCAACCGACACGGGGTACAGCCACCATTCTGGGGACGGACTGCAGCAATCTGACGCCGGCAATCCGGGGGAGGATAGCCTATGTCGCGGAAGGACATTTCCTCTACAAGTGGATGACGATTGCCCAACTGGAGCAATTTCAGAAAAATGCGGCGCTCCGCTGGAATCAAAAGTTGTTCCGGGCCGTGCTCGATCACTTCGCTCTCGATGAAAAAATGAAAGCGGGAGCACTCTCGCGGGGACAGCGGGCCGGGGTTTGTCTGGCCTTGGCATTGGCACCAGAGCCCGAGCTGATCATCCTTGATGATCCCACCATCGGCCTCGATCCCGTCGCCCGGCGGGCCCTCGTGGAGGCGATGTTGATGGTGACCCAGAACCGCGACCGCACGATCCTGTTCAGTTCTCATCAATTGGATGACGTCGAGCGAGTGGCCGACTGGATCGCCATCATGCTGGAAGGTGATCTTCGTGTTTGTTGTACTCCCGACGAATTCCGCGATCGGCTTAGTCGTTGGGTCCTCAAGTTCGATGATGGTGGCCCGCCTTCGCTCGAAGAGATTCCCGAACTCGTCCATGAAATGCGGTTTCCCAACGAACTGCATCTGACGCTGGCCAACGCCAGTCCGGAAACCATCTCCAAGCTACAAACCTTAGCCACACGCAGTTGTGAACAACTGCCGCTCAATCTGGAAAACGGCGTGATTGACTACCTGAGTGACAAGTCTCGCGGTGGTTCTCTCTTACACACAATGGGAGGTCTGGTATGA
- a CDS encoding YMGG-like glycine zipper-containing protein, producing MNIKKLIVYSLFPCVAAFSGCASTGNYHTSRGAALGTGLGAATGAIIGHQSGNAGAGALIGAAAGAVGGGLVGKVRDTEDQRDAAVAQAAYLEHQQNALSNSDVVMMSQNQIGDQVIISSIQSRGGRFDLSPQGLITLKQSGVSDSVLQYMQTNGQNAAGVPTIVQAGPRVVSPAPVVIVEPAPVMPSPHVGLVFDFHRHGPRHRYRHHRWHH from the coding sequence ATGAACATCAAAAAACTCATTGTGTACAGTCTCTTCCCGTGCGTGGCGGCCTTTTCAGGCTGTGCGTCGACGGGGAACTATCATACCAGCCGGGGAGCGGCACTAGGTACTGGTCTAGGGGCTGCTACGGGGGCGATCATTGGTCATCAGTCGGGCAATGCCGGAGCAGGGGCCCTGATAGGCGCTGCAGCGGGTGCCGTCGGTGGCGGTCTAGTAGGTAAAGTACGCGACACGGAAGATCAACGCGATGCGGCGGTCGCTCAAGCTGCCTATCTGGAGCATCAGCAGAACGCTCTCTCTAATAGCGACGTTGTCATGATGTCGCAAAATCAAATTGGCGATCAAGTCATTATCTCTTCCATACAGAGCAGGGGGGGGCGATTTGACCTTTCCCCACAAGGGTTGATCACACTGAAACAGAGTGGCGTTTCGGATAGCGTTCTCCAGTACATGCAGACGAATGGACAGAACGCAGCAGGTGTACCAACGATCGTCCAGGCAGGGCCTCGGGTGGTGTCACCCGCTCCTGTCGTGATTGTGGAACCTGCGCCCGTAATGCCCTCACCCCACGTAGGGCTCGTTTTTGACTTCCATCGTCATGGTCCAAGGCACAGATATCGCCATCACCGCTGGCATCATTAA
- a CDS encoding M14-type cytosolic carboxypeptidase yields MRHIFLIIIALFLLAGPAISAELVVRSDFEGGSAEVVSISTSERKVTVRPALKKGRGFPCWWYFRLTGLDVGESYQVTTEPARGVYRQDEVLAAQWSLPDQAAISFDDQDWKQTSTGKKSNGSITYQFQAESPQVWLAWGPPFLPSTAEQLLNKAKAELPEAEIFELSETRQQRPVKGIRFGAVDRLEEKPFGIWVQARQHAWEAGGSWVGQGFLQWAISDEPAAVELRSKSVIHFVPIMDVDNVADGAGGKNAFPRDHNRDWDDRPVYPEVRAAQERIKYLDHEQRFDLFIDLHNPGASEKDAYFFGPNLKQLSKTQRQNYDRLLNCAVDHIGKMKKEFLYPSYVKDDEEYNRMSGTWVINHTAEHVVSVTLETGWNRPEGNQLGYQQVGAELGQSIGDYFQRNPREVDADSK; encoded by the coding sequence ATGCGCCACATCTTTCTAATTATCATCGCTCTGTTTCTCTTGGCAGGGCCAGCAATCTCGGCCGAGTTGGTAGTCCGTTCTGATTTTGAAGGTGGCTCTGCTGAAGTGGTTTCGATTTCAACATCGGAACGGAAGGTGACAGTCCGACCCGCCTTGAAAAAAGGAAGAGGGTTTCCCTGCTGGTGGTATTTTCGGCTGACTGGGCTCGATGTCGGCGAGTCTTATCAAGTAACCACCGAACCCGCGCGAGGCGTCTACCGGCAAGATGAAGTGCTGGCTGCCCAGTGGTCTCTGCCGGATCAGGCCGCGATCAGTTTTGATGATCAAGATTGGAAACAGACCTCCACCGGTAAGAAAAGTAACGGGTCGATAACGTACCAGTTTCAGGCTGAATCGCCCCAGGTCTGGTTAGCGTGGGGGCCTCCTTTTCTGCCTTCAACGGCCGAGCAATTATTAAACAAGGCCAAGGCTGAATTGCCCGAGGCAGAGATTTTCGAACTGTCCGAGACGCGTCAGCAACGACCAGTAAAGGGAATTCGATTTGGAGCTGTGGATCGACTGGAAGAAAAGCCATTTGGAATATGGGTGCAGGCTCGGCAACATGCCTGGGAGGCGGGTGGAAGTTGGGTTGGTCAGGGGTTCCTGCAGTGGGCGATCAGTGACGAACCTGCCGCCGTAGAGCTTCGGTCAAAATCAGTGATCCATTTTGTGCCCATCATGGACGTCGATAACGTGGCGGATGGGGCTGGCGGGAAGAATGCTTTTCCCCGTGATCACAATCGAGATTGGGATGACCGGCCCGTTTACCCGGAGGTGCGTGCCGCGCAAGAACGGATCAAGTATCTGGATCATGAGCAGCGGTTTGACTTATTCATCGATCTGCACAATCCGGGGGCTAGCGAAAAGGACGCTTATTTCTTTGGTCCCAATTTAAAGCAATTAAGTAAAACGCAGCGTCAGAACTATGACCGCTTACTGAATTGTGCCGTCGATCACATCGGCAAGATGAAAAAGGAGTTTCTGTATCCCAGTTATGTGAAGGACGACGAGGAATACAATCGAATGAGTGGAACCTGGGTGATTAATCACACTGCGGAGCATGTCGTCTCAGTTACCTTGGAGACGGGTTGGAATCGTCCGGAGGGAAACCAATTGGGTTACCAGCAGGTGGGGGCGGAGTTAGGACAGTCGATAGGGGATTATTTCCAGAGGAACCCTCGAGAAGTCGATGCGGATTCAAAATAA
- a CDS encoding peroxiredoxin family protein has product MLQFKGELFNYGVCFFAIAIVWGFAGCSNQYGGYVSKDDPHFKNFSFNAIAETNTELPASPAEIELFNLEGEKVALSDYIGKKKTVLVVTRGNTVPICPFCSTQTSRYVMYYKRFQNMGAEVLLVYPIESEFTRDGIDQFLAESQQNHGWKQEETELPILIDSELELVNYLGIRKDLSKPSTYIFDESGEITFAYVGRDLTDRPSIQSVLDHLEDLPEVSSGEVDPEE; this is encoded by the coding sequence ATGCTGCAGTTTAAAGGAGAATTATTTAATTATGGAGTCTGTTTTTTCGCGATAGCCATAGTTTGGGGATTTGCAGGATGCTCGAATCAGTATGGTGGATATGTGTCTAAAGATGATCCGCACTTTAAAAACTTCAGTTTCAACGCTATAGCTGAGACCAACACAGAGTTGCCAGCGTCGCCAGCTGAGATCGAGTTATTTAACCTCGAGGGTGAGAAAGTCGCATTGAGTGACTATATCGGTAAGAAAAAAACGGTTCTCGTAGTCACTCGAGGTAACACTGTCCCTATTTGCCCGTTTTGTTCCACGCAAACGTCGCGATACGTAATGTATTACAAGCGATTTCAGAATATGGGAGCAGAAGTTTTACTGGTCTATCCTATCGAAAGCGAATTTACGCGTGATGGAATCGATCAATTCCTGGCAGAGTCACAACAGAACCATGGTTGGAAGCAGGAAGAAACGGAATTGCCGATACTCATCGATTCAGAATTGGAATTGGTAAATTACCTAGGCATTCGCAAAGACCTCTCCAAACCATCGACTTATATCTTTGATGAATCGGGTGAGATTACATTCGCTTATGTCGGACGTGACTTAACAGATCGTCCTTCGATTCAGTCGGTTCTTGATCACCTTGAGGACTTACCGGAGGTCTCGTCAGGAGAAGTTGATCCGGAAGAGTGA